One Psychromonas sp. psych-6C06 DNA window includes the following coding sequences:
- a CDS encoding ABC transporter permease, with protein sequence MGFFLRRLSFYFIALLFAATLNFIIPRAMPGDPVTMMFANATVQVTPERIAAMKELLGFVDGPLYVQFGMYLKSVLTWDLGVSVQFYPLSVNTVLGNAVGWSLFLAGSAVLLSFTMGSILGIFAAWKRGSKFDTIFSPGMLVIQAVPQVVTAMLLLFVFAISLRWFPTSYAYTPGVTPDWTSWTFIKDVAYHAVLPLLGATIVQVGGFLIAMRNNMINLLGEDYITMAKGKGLSENRVVFNYAARNAMLPSVTALSMSLGMAIGGQMIIEIIFNYPGLGTVLLNAINARDYQVLQGQLLVMTLFMLFFNLLADMLYVLLDPRLRKGA encoded by the coding sequence ATGGGGTTTTTCTTAAGACGTTTATCGTTTTACTTTATTGCGTTGCTATTTGCGGCAACCTTGAACTTTATTATTCCGCGCGCGATGCCAGGTGACCCAGTTACCATGATGTTCGCGAATGCAACTGTACAGGTAACGCCTGAGCGTATTGCAGCGATGAAAGAGCTACTAGGCTTTGTAGATGGTCCTCTTTATGTACAATTTGGTATGTACTTAAAAAGTGTTTTAACCTGGGACTTAGGTGTTTCAGTACAATTTTACCCACTATCAGTAAATACAGTACTGGGGAATGCAGTTGGTTGGTCACTATTTTTAGCTGGTAGTGCGGTACTATTGTCATTCACGATGGGTTCTATCTTAGGTATTTTTGCTGCTTGGAAACGTGGCAGTAAGTTCGATACCATTTTCTCCCCTGGTATGTTGGTTATTCAAGCGGTACCTCAGGTTGTAACAGCAATGTTGTTACTCTTTGTATTTGCAATTAGTCTGCGATGGTTCCCGACTAGTTACGCATATACTCCTGGTGTAACACCTGACTGGACTAGCTGGACCTTTATTAAAGATGTTGCTTACCATGCTGTTTTACCATTACTTGGTGCAACGATTGTACAAGTTGGTGGTTTCTTAATCGCAATGCGTAACAACATGATTAACTTGTTAGGTGAAGATTACATCACCATGGCAAAAGGTAAGGGCCTAAGCGAAAACCGTGTTGTATTTAACTACGCTGCACGTAACGCAATGCTACCAAGTGTAACTGCACTTTCTATGTCACTCGGTATGGCAATCGGTGGTCAAATGATTATTGAAATCATCTTTAACTACCCAGGTCTTGGTACAGTACTGTTAAACGCAATCAATGCACGTGATTATCAGGTACTACAAGGTCAGTTACTAGTTATGACATTGTTTATGTTGTTCTTCAACTTACTAGCGGACATGCTTTATGTATTGCTAGATCCTCGCCTTCGTAAGGGAGCATAA
- a CDS encoding ABC transporter substrate-binding protein — protein MFANFKKTKITALVLAASATLAPQVAVAKSEVTIVPDFYPTLIRNFNPFLATNLRTTTDFIYEPMAVFNEMKGNTPVFRLATGFEMAKDLKSVTFDIREGVKWSDGEKYTADDVVYTFNLLKNNPGLDQTGANKIVTGAKKVNEYKVEFTLAEANSNAPYEIVKVPVVPQHIWSKIDKPEEFMNENPVGTGPFTAIETFTPTLYVQCTEATYWDADNLDVDCIRMPQIANNDQFLAKAINSEIDWSSSFIPDMDKTYASKSPNHKYWLTPAGTQAFVVNFKNPDAAKNEALTNVDFRRAFSMAIDRQTIIDIAFYGAGVTNDFASGLGYAFEAWSDEAVHNKYKKFNTYNVEGAQALLAKAGFKDLNDDGFVETPSGKSFVLEIQSPNGWSDFNNTVQLAVEQLEEVGIQAKARTPDFAVYNKAMQDATYDVAYTNYFHGSDPYTYWDSAYNSKFQNSASPRFAMHHWKNEKVDSLLGSFYKTADKAEQLKMAHEIQAIIAEDQVTIPVMSGLYNFQYNTGRFAGWWNEKNPGGRPMIWAGIPERLLQVLDLKPVK, from the coding sequence ATGTTTGCCAATTTTAAAAAAACGAAAATCACAGCGCTAGTATTAGCAGCATCTGCTACATTAGCTCCTCAAGTTGCAGTTGCAAAAAGTGAAGTAACAATCGTTCCTGATTTTTACCCAACTTTAATCCGTAACTTTAACCCGTTCCTAGCTACAAACCTACGTACAACTACTGACTTCATTTATGAGCCAATGGCTGTATTCAACGAAATGAAAGGTAATACTCCTGTATTTCGTTTAGCAACTGGTTTCGAAATGGCTAAAGACCTTAAGTCTGTAACATTCGATATCCGTGAAGGTGTTAAATGGTCTGACGGTGAAAAATACACTGCAGATGATGTTGTTTATACATTCAACCTTCTTAAAAACAACCCAGGTCTAGACCAAACTGGTGCGAACAAAATCGTAACTGGCGCGAAGAAAGTTAACGAATACAAAGTTGAGTTTACACTTGCTGAAGCTAACTCAAATGCACCTTACGAAATCGTTAAAGTACCTGTTGTTCCACAACACATCTGGTCAAAAATTGATAAGCCTGAAGAGTTTATGAATGAAAATCCAGTAGGTACTGGTCCTTTCACTGCAATTGAAACGTTTACTCCTACGCTATACGTTCAATGTACAGAAGCAACTTACTGGGACGCTGACAATCTAGATGTTGATTGTATCCGTATGCCACAAATTGCTAACAACGATCAGTTCCTTGCTAAAGCAATCAACTCTGAAATCGATTGGTCTTCATCTTTCATCCCAGATATGGATAAGACTTACGCTTCTAAGAGCCCTAACCACAAATACTGGTTAACGCCAGCTGGTACTCAAGCGTTTGTTGTTAACTTCAAGAACCCAGATGCAGCGAAAAACGAAGCATTAACTAACGTTGACTTCCGTCGTGCATTCTCAATGGCTATTGACCGTCAAACAATCATCGACATCGCATTCTACGGTGCTGGTGTAACAAATGATTTCGCTTCTGGTCTTGGTTACGCTTTCGAAGCATGGTCTGATGAAGCAGTACATAACAAGTACAAAAAATTCAACACATACAACGTTGAAGGTGCTCAAGCACTACTTGCTAAAGCTGGCTTTAAAGATTTAAATGATGATGGTTTCGTTGAAACTCCATCTGGTAAATCTTTTGTTCTTGAAATTCAATCGCCAAATGGCTGGTCTGATTTCAACAACACAGTACAACTTGCTGTTGAGCAACTAGAAGAAGTTGGTATCCAAGCTAAAGCACGTACTCCTGATTTCGCTGTTTACAACAAAGCGATGCAAGATGCGACTTACGATGTAGCTTACACTAACTACTTCCACGGTTCTGACCCATACACATACTGGGACAGCGCTTACAACTCTAAATTCCAAAACTCTGCATCGCCACGTTTCGCAATGCACCATTGGAAAAACGAGAAAGTTGATTCTTTATTAGGTAGCTTCTACAAAACTGCTGATAAAGCAGAGCAACTTAAAATGGCTCACGAAATCCAAGCAATCATTGCTGAAGATCAAGTGACTATCCCTGTAATGTCTGGTCTATACAACTTCCAGTACAACACAGGCCGTTTTGCAGGTTGGTGGAACGAGAAGAACCCAGGTGGCCGTCCAATGATTTGGGCTGGTATTCCTGAGCGTCTACTTCAAGTGTTAGACTTAAAACCGGTTAAATAA
- a CDS encoding response regulator, translated as MYTKQQNNKLKNTVMLAFLALSIIPLTLISLFFLYTQSQDLTEQSKIQLTALRDSQELQIQNYFKSQESKVRSFARSELGISSGGRFYGLVSAFEHLGRNEQEAQLHAQSRYILGSGDQKNNVVNSDAPNFTGSERYRLIHKRYHHRYLDLLTNYDFTDILLVNLQGTVVYSAKKNAEYGTNLIDGKFQNSSLADTFRRLSQQLQRNDQKGIPVIFSDFSEEDNQQIAWFAAPITEQGFRHSFVFFKLDNSKLTYLLKKSNIGQMNTLLTDTQSISRIKLDEGENLTMRDESIAQAVNGFTSVDSFKNIAGENILAAFTPITVQGKIWALAIELPEKSAYARIRQLESVFMLTLVVALTMVIIGSHYLSNSITAPILNLAWIAERIAAGDLNQRVSGTQRMDEIGRLAISFARMKRSIREKLQLINEQKEELETNLTLIQQQNNDLQLTDKLKDEFLATTSHELRTPLHGMLGITETLRSGAYGSLTTEQQYQLEVINNSGHRLAHLVDDLLDYHKMRYGNLYINKNAVDLSSAVHLVLELSKHLLDNKPLRIINQIPDDLVLVIADEQRLEQVLYNLIGNAIKYTVEGKIIICSKVLDDKVQVQVIDTGHGIDAAQLDQIFEPLSQATVDSPYYRQGAGLGLSISRQLIELMGGNLYVSSQQHIGTTFSFTLPIASEIEGKENSFPTAQHFQAPIPYQQVNVTTDSLPNNPDAPLLLVADDEAVNLQVLMSFLRLEGFRVKTAMNGPETLELLAEEQPALLLLDVMMPGMSGYEVCQEIRKLHNSSELPIIMLTALSQSKDRIRGFEVGANDYVNKPFSQKEISARINAHLQATQTQTLSSQNKHLEHTLKEHELVEACLLETQQHLLSLLEHSPDAILCIRFDEKIHFANHNAGKLFKRSPQQLQRYSLDDILIKRSIEHYDKQTNELDIYIDGKVTSITASVIPLPKQSGLHSLLVFCTDNNYDVQRINNLEVAVDALSSYAFDGNSEQLQTLKELGGEFTRLVDKAEGKGNDKKQLKRELLVDVMTQVMNYWESESGKTKFELAEQSQLWRVYLDRSTLQTRTLDKYLHIETLPKTPRWRTVLSTIDYVLDHCNAENKQREKIEKLRLQLQKLLA; from the coding sequence ATGTATACAAAGCAACAAAACAATAAACTCAAAAATACAGTTATGTTAGCCTTTCTTGCGCTTAGCATTATCCCTTTAACTCTTATTTCTCTTTTTTTTCTTTATACACAAAGCCAAGATCTAACCGAACAAAGTAAAATTCAACTTACCGCATTACGTGATAGCCAAGAGTTACAAATACAAAATTATTTCAAAAGCCAAGAATCTAAGGTACGTAGCTTTGCACGCTCTGAATTAGGGATTTCAAGCGGAGGTAGATTTTATGGGTTAGTTTCAGCCTTTGAACACCTCGGGAGAAATGAACAGGAGGCACAATTACATGCGCAGTCGCGTTATATACTAGGCAGTGGCGATCAAAAAAATAATGTAGTCAACAGTGACGCACCCAATTTTACTGGAAGTGAACGTTACCGTTTGATTCATAAACGTTACCATCATCGATACCTTGATCTGCTAACTAACTATGATTTCACAGATATTTTACTGGTTAATTTACAAGGAACCGTTGTCTATTCTGCAAAAAAGAATGCCGAATATGGAACGAATCTTATCGATGGTAAATTTCAAAATAGTTCACTGGCCGATACTTTCAGACGTTTATCTCAACAATTACAAAGAAATGATCAAAAAGGTATTCCAGTTATTTTCTCTGATTTTAGTGAGGAGGATAATCAACAAATTGCTTGGTTTGCAGCCCCTATTACTGAACAGGGATTTCGACATAGCTTTGTCTTTTTTAAATTAGACAATAGCAAATTAACTTATTTATTGAAAAAGTCCAATATTGGGCAAATGAACACCCTCTTAACCGATACACAATCTATTTCACGTATCAAATTAGATGAAGGTGAAAACTTAACGATGCGTGATGAAAGTATTGCTCAAGCAGTTAATGGCTTTACTTCTGTCGATAGCTTCAAAAATATTGCTGGTGAAAATATATTAGCCGCCTTTACACCAATAACGGTGCAGGGAAAAATATGGGCACTTGCAATTGAACTACCAGAGAAATCTGCGTATGCACGTATTAGGCAACTTGAAAGTGTTTTTATGTTAACTTTAGTTGTTGCTCTCACGATGGTAATTATTGGTTCTCACTATTTATCTAATTCAATCACCGCACCTATTCTTAATCTAGCGTGGATTGCTGAACGAATTGCGGCAGGAGATCTCAATCAGCGAGTAAGTGGTACACAACGCATGGATGAAATTGGCCGTTTAGCGATTAGTTTTGCACGGATGAAGCGTTCTATCCGCGAAAAACTGCAACTTATTAATGAACAAAAAGAGGAGTTAGAAACCAACCTCACCCTAATCCAGCAACAGAATAATGACTTGCAGTTAACCGACAAACTTAAAGATGAATTCTTGGCAACGACCTCACACGAACTGCGTACGCCACTTCATGGCATGCTAGGCATTACTGAAACCCTTCGCTCTGGGGCTTATGGAAGCCTTACTACTGAGCAGCAATATCAGCTTGAAGTCATTAACAACAGTGGACACCGTTTAGCGCACCTTGTAGATGACCTACTTGATTACCATAAAATGCGTTATGGTAACCTATATATCAATAAAAATGCTGTTGACCTTTCCTCGGCTGTCCATCTTGTTTTAGAGCTGTCTAAACATTTACTGGATAACAAACCTCTTCGTATTATTAATCAAATCCCAGATGATTTAGTGCTCGTTATTGCTGATGAACAGCGCCTTGAACAAGTCCTTTACAACCTAATTGGTAATGCTATTAAGTATACCGTTGAAGGTAAAATAATTATCTGCTCTAAAGTGCTTGATGATAAGGTACAAGTACAAGTTATTGATACCGGACATGGTATTGATGCGGCACAACTTGATCAGATATTTGAGCCATTAAGTCAAGCAACAGTCGATAGCCCTTATTACCGTCAAGGGGCTGGCTTGGGATTATCAATAAGTCGCCAACTTATTGAACTGATGGGTGGCAACCTTTATGTTAGTAGTCAGCAGCATATCGGCACTACTTTTAGCTTTACCCTCCCTATTGCATCAGAAATAGAAGGTAAAGAAAATAGTTTCCCAACAGCACAACATTTTCAAGCACCAATTCCTTATCAGCAAGTTAATGTAACAACCGATTCATTACCTAATAATCCGGACGCCCCATTACTATTGGTTGCAGATGATGAAGCAGTTAATTTACAGGTATTAATGAGCTTCCTGCGTTTAGAAGGGTTCCGCGTCAAAACGGCAATGAATGGACCAGAAACATTAGAGTTACTTGCAGAAGAGCAACCTGCATTGTTACTTCTGGATGTTATGATGCCGGGCATGAGTGGCTACGAAGTATGTCAGGAAATCCGTAAACTGCATAATAGCAGCGAACTCCCCATTATTATGTTAACTGCACTCAGTCAGAGTAAAGACAGAATACGTGGCTTTGAAGTAGGTGCAAATGATTACGTTAATAAACCTTTTAGCCAAAAAGAGATTTCCGCTCGAATTAATGCCCATTTACAAGCGACACAAACTCAAACATTAAGTAGTCAAAATAAGCACCTTGAACATACCCTAAAAGAGCATGAGCTCGTCGAAGCATGTTTATTAGAGACACAACAACACCTACTAAGTCTCTTAGAGCATAGTCCTGACGCGATTCTTTGTATCCGTTTTGATGAAAAAATACACTTTGCTAATCATAATGCTGGTAAGTTATTTAAACGCAGCCCACAACAACTGCAACGCTATAGCCTTGATGATATTTTAATTAAACGCAGTATCGAACATTATGATAAACAAACCAATGAATTGGATATTTATATTGATGGCAAGGTAACAAGTATCACCGCTTCAGTTATCCCACTTCCCAAACAGTCCGGCTTGCATTCCTTACTCGTTTTTTGCACTGACAATAATTATGATGTACAACGCATCAACAATCTAGAAGTAGCTGTTGACGCACTTTCTAGCTATGCATTTGACGGTAACAGTGAACAGTTACAAACACTTAAAGAACTAGGAGGAGAGTTCACGCGACTAGTTGATAAAGCAGAAGGTAAAGGTAACGATAAAAAACAACTCAAACGTGAGCTTTTGGTGGATGTCATGACTCAGGTCATGAACTATTGGGAAAGTGAAAGTGGAAAAACAAAGTTTGAACTTGCAGAACAAAGCCAACTTTGGCGAGTTTATCTTGATAGAAGCACGTTACAAACTCGCACGCTAGATAAATACCTGCACATAGAAACACTACCCAAAACGCCACGTTGGCGAACGGTACTCAGCACTATTGATTATGTATTAGACCATTGCAACGCAGAGAATAAGCAACGTGAGAAAATAGAAAAGTTACGTTTACAGCTTCAAAAGCTATTAGCCTAA
- the ampD gene encoding 1,6-anhydro-N-acetylmuramyl-L-alanine amidase AmpD produces MIDITGVYDKAIQLTSPFFNERPESVQVSLLVVHCISLPEGVYGGKQIEQLFTGCLDCNQHPSFSDLEGLEVSAHCVIRRDGRVEQYVPFDKRAWHAGVSSFDGVEACNDYSIGIELEGTDKSAYTRAQYKALSELTVELLNHYPLLTKQRIIGHSGIAPGRKSDPGYLFDWGYYFSLLPQDNTIGLG; encoded by the coding sequence TTGATAGATATAACAGGCGTTTATGATAAAGCGATACAATTAACGTCACCTTTTTTCAATGAGCGTCCTGAGAGTGTGCAAGTGAGCTTATTGGTAGTTCATTGTATTAGCTTGCCGGAAGGCGTATATGGCGGTAAACAGATAGAGCAACTTTTTACTGGGTGCTTAGATTGTAATCAACACCCTAGTTTTAGTGATTTAGAGGGGCTTGAAGTGTCTGCACATTGCGTAATTCGTCGAGATGGGCGTGTAGAACAATATGTCCCCTTTGATAAACGTGCTTGGCATGCAGGAGTATCAAGTTTTGATGGTGTTGAGGCATGTAATGATTACTCAATTGGCATCGAACTAGAAGGTACAGATAAATCTGCTTATACACGAGCACAATATAAAGCCCTATCTGAGTTAACAGTAGAACTGCTAAACCACTATCCATTATTAACCAAACAACGAATCATTGGTCATAGTGGCATTGCCCCAGGGCGAAAAAGTGACCCGGGGTACCTTTTTGATTGGGGGTATTACTTTAGCTTATTACCCCAAGATAATACGATTGGATTAGGCTAA
- the eno gene encoding phosphopyruvate hydratase, giving the protein MSNIVKVLGREIMDSRGNPTVEAEVHLADGSIGMAAAPSGASTGSREALELRDGDKARYLGKGVLKAVEAVNGPIAEALAGKDALAQAELDQIMIDLDGTENKAKFGANAILAVSLAAAKAAATSKKVPLYAHIADLNGTSGVYSMPLPMMNIINGGEHADNSVDIQEFMVQPVGAANFREGLRMGAEVFHSLAKVLKAGGHSTAVGDEGGFAPNLESNEAALAAIETAVANAGYELGKDITLAMDCAASEFFDKEANIYDLKGEGKKFTSEEFNFFLQDLTNKYPIVSIEDGLDESDWDGFAHQTKLMGDKIQLVGDDLFVTNTKILKRGIDNGIANSILIKFNQIGSLTETLAAIKMAKDAGFTVVISHRSGETEDATIADLAVGTAAGQIKTGSLSRSDRVAKYNQLLRIEEALGSKAPYNGLKEVKGQ; this is encoded by the coding sequence ATGTCTAATATCGTAAAAGTACTTGGTCGTGAAATCATGGATTCACGTGGTAACCCAACTGTAGAAGCTGAAGTTCACTTAGCTGACGGTTCTATCGGTATGGCTGCTGCACCATCAGGTGCTTCTACTGGTTCACGTGAAGCACTTGAGCTACGTGACGGTGATAAAGCGCGTTACTTAGGTAAAGGTGTTCTTAAAGCTGTTGAAGCTGTAAACGGTCCAATCGCTGAAGCACTAGCTGGTAAAGATGCACTAGCACAAGCTGAACTTGACCAAATCATGATCGACCTAGACGGTACTGAGAACAAAGCTAAATTTGGCGCAAACGCTATCCTAGCTGTTTCTCTAGCTGCAGCTAAAGCTGCTGCAACTTCTAAGAAGGTGCCTCTATACGCTCACATCGCTGACCTAAACGGTACTTCTGGTGTTTACTCTATGCCTCTTCCAATGATGAACATCATCAATGGTGGTGAGCATGCAGATAACTCTGTAGATATTCAAGAATTCATGGTTCAACCTGTTGGCGCTGCTAACTTCCGTGAAGGCCTACGTATGGGTGCTGAAGTATTCCATAGCCTTGCTAAAGTACTTAAAGCTGGCGGTCACTCAACTGCTGTTGGTGATGAAGGTGGTTTCGCGCCAAACCTTGAGTCTAACGAAGCTGCACTTGCTGCAATCGAAACAGCTGTTGCAAACGCTGGCTACGAGCTAGGTAAAGACATCACTCTAGCGATGGATTGTGCTGCATCTGAGTTCTTTGATAAAGAAGCAAACATTTACGATCTTAAAGGTGAAGGTAAAAAATTCACTTCTGAAGAGTTTAACTTCTTCTTACAAGATCTTACTAACAAGTACCCAATCGTATCTATCGAAGATGGTCTTGACGAGTCTGACTGGGATGGTTTCGCACACCAAACTAAACTAATGGGTGACAAAATCCAATTAGTTGGTGACGATCTATTCGTAACAAACACTAAGATTCTTAAGCGTGGTATCGACAACGGTATTGCTAACTCAATCTTAATCAAGTTCAACCAAATCGGTTCTTTAACTGAAACTTTAGCTGCAATCAAAATGGCTAAAGACGCTGGTTTCACTGTTGTTATCTCTCACCGTTCTGGTGAAACTGAAGATGCAACAATTGCTGATCTAGCTGTTGGTACTGCTGCAGGCCAAATCAAAACTGGTTCTCTAAGCCGTTCTGACCGTGTTGCTAAGTACAACCAACTTCTACGTATCGAAGAAGCTCTAGGTTCAAAAGCACCTTACAACGGTCTTAAAGAAGTTAAAGGTCAGTAA
- a CDS encoding CTP synthase has translation MTTKYIFVTGGVVSSLGKGIAAGSLAAILEARGLDVTILKLDPYINVDPGTMSPTQHGEVFVTDDGAETDLDLGHYERFVRTKMTKRNNFTTGRVYSEVLAKERRGDYLGATIQVIPHITNEIQDRVIAGGEGHDIAIVELGGTVGDIESQPFLEAIRQLGLKVGRENAMFMHLTLLPYLKTAGEVKTKPTQHSVKELRSLGIQPDILICRSEVSFPANERAKIALFCNVQEKSVISLRDVDSIYKIPALLKAQGLDEICIKRFGLNCPEADLSEWSQVVSEEANTSNEVVIGMVGKYIELPDAYKSVNEALKHGGLKNAAKVKIKYIDSQDVEIKGVEILKNVDAILVPGGFGERGIEGKILAAEYARENKVPYLGICLGMQVALIEYARNVAGLINAHSTEFDPTTEQPVVGLITEWIDKSGEVELRTENSDLGGTMRVGSQKCHLKAGSKVLEMYGSKEIFERHRHRYEVNNNLLPILKKAGLEVTGLSEDKKLVEIIENPNHPWFVAAQFHPEFTSTPRDGHPLFKGFIKSAIDHQQGRFN, from the coding sequence ATGACGACAAAATATATTTTCGTAACGGGTGGGGTAGTTTCTTCACTTGGTAAAGGTATTGCAGCGGGATCTTTAGCTGCTATTTTAGAAGCGCGTGGCCTTGATGTTACCATTTTAAAACTTGACCCATATATTAACGTTGACCCTGGCACAATGAGCCCAACACAACATGGTGAAGTATTTGTAACCGATGATGGTGCTGAAACTGATTTAGATTTGGGGCATTACGAGCGTTTTGTGCGCACCAAAATGACCAAGCGTAATAACTTTACTACTGGTCGCGTTTATTCTGAAGTATTAGCGAAAGAGCGTCGCGGTGATTACCTTGGCGCAACGATTCAAGTTATCCCTCATATCACTAATGAAATTCAAGATCGTGTAATTGCTGGAGGAGAAGGCCACGATATTGCTATTGTTGAACTTGGTGGCACGGTAGGTGATATTGAATCACAGCCTTTCCTTGAAGCGATTCGTCAATTAGGCCTAAAAGTAGGCCGTGAAAATGCAATGTTTATGCATTTAACACTGCTTCCTTACTTAAAAACAGCCGGTGAAGTAAAAACTAAACCGACTCAACATTCTGTGAAAGAGTTACGTAGTTTAGGTATTCAGCCTGATATTCTTATCTGTCGTAGTGAAGTAAGTTTTCCTGCCAATGAGCGTGCTAAGATCGCATTATTCTGTAATGTTCAAGAGAAATCTGTAATTTCATTACGTGATGTAGATTCAATCTATAAAATTCCGGCTTTATTAAAAGCGCAAGGCCTTGATGAAATCTGTATCAAACGTTTCGGGTTAAACTGTCCAGAAGCAGACTTGAGCGAATGGTCACAGGTTGTTTCTGAAGAAGCTAATACCTCTAATGAAGTCGTTATCGGTATGGTTGGTAAATATATTGAGCTACCAGATGCTTATAAATCAGTGAATGAAGCACTTAAGCACGGTGGCTTGAAAAACGCTGCAAAAGTAAAAATTAAATACATCGACTCTCAAGATGTTGAAATTAAAGGTGTTGAAATACTTAAAAATGTCGATGCGATTCTTGTCCCTGGTGGCTTCGGTGAGCGTGGCATTGAAGGTAAAATTTTAGCAGCTGAATATGCGCGTGAAAACAAAGTACCTTATTTAGGTATCTGTTTAGGTATGCAAGTGGCATTAATCGAATATGCTCGAAATGTAGCAGGGCTTATTAATGCGCACTCAACAGAGTTCGATCCAACAACAGAACAACCGGTTGTTGGTTTAATCACGGAATGGATCGATAAATCTGGTGAGGTAGAATTACGTACTGAAAACTCGGACTTAGGTGGGACAATGCGCGTTGGTTCTCAGAAGTGTCATTTAAAAGCGGGCTCTAAAGTACTGGAAATGTATGGTAGCAAAGAGATTTTTGAGCGTCATCGTCACCGTTACGAAGTAAACAACAATCTGTTGCCAATCCTGAAAAAAGCGGGACTGGAAGTAACTGGGTTGTCGGAAGATAAAAAATTAGTAGAGATTATTGAAAACCCAAATCATCCTTGGTTTGTTGCTGCGCAATTCCATCCAGAGTTCACATCAACACCGCGAGATGGGCATCCTTTGTTTAAAGGTTTCATAAAATCTGCGATAGATCATCAACAAGGTCGATTTAATTAG
- the mazG gene encoding nucleoside triphosphate pyrophosphohydrolase: protein MRDVDSLQQLLIIMARLRDPETGCPWDKKQTFASVVPHTIEEVYELADAIEQQDFSDLKGELGDLLFQVVFYAQIAKEQGLFEFSDILETLNEKLVRRHPHVFSEARFENEKAVHANWEKEKQKERLLKAKQMQQAESVLDNIPLALPALNRAHKIQKRCANVGFDWAELDPVVAKIHEEIDEVLVEVKRTDLTEQEKQARVEDELGDLLFANVNLVRHLNANPETVLRQANQKFEKRFRLVEQAVEKQGKKMQDCSLTELDGIWNEIKKL, encoded by the coding sequence ATGAGAGATGTGGATAGTTTACAGCAGTTATTGATAATAATGGCCCGTTTACGAGATCCTGAAACGGGTTGCCCATGGGATAAAAAACAAACTTTTGCATCCGTTGTTCCTCATACTATCGAAGAAGTATACGAACTTGCAGATGCCATTGAGCAACAAGACTTTTCAGATCTAAAGGGAGAGCTAGGCGATCTGCTTTTTCAGGTGGTATTTTATGCGCAAATAGCTAAAGAGCAGGGCTTGTTTGAATTTTCAGATATATTAGAAACGCTCAATGAAAAGCTAGTACGCCGTCACCCTCATGTCTTTAGCGAAGCACGTTTTGAGAATGAAAAAGCGGTTCATGCAAACTGGGAAAAAGAGAAGCAAAAAGAGCGTTTATTAAAAGCGAAACAGATGCAGCAGGCTGAGAGTGTATTAGATAATATCCCTTTAGCTTTACCTGCGCTAAATCGTGCGCATAAAATTCAGAAACGTTGCGCTAATGTTGGCTTTGATTGGGCAGAACTTGACCCAGTTGTCGCTAAAATCCATGAAGAGATTGATGAAGTTTTAGTGGAAGTAAAGCGAACCGATTTAACGGAACAAGAAAAACAGGCACGTGTTGAAGATGAATTAGGAGATTTACTTTTTGCTAATGTTAATTTAGTACGTCACTTAAATGCCAATCCTGAAACTGTATTACGTCAAGCAAATCAGAAGTTTGAAAAACGTTTTCGTTTAGTTGAGCAAGCGGTCGAAAAACAGGGCAAAAAAATGCAAGACTGTAGCCTCACTGAGCTAGATGGAATTTGGAATGAAATTAAAAAATTATAA